The sequence AGGCTTTATTCAACCCGTCCTCTACTATCGATATGGCTTCTTTGAAGCTATCCTCCTCGATCTCGCCTGTAGCCCTCTGCATCTTAAGGCTTGTCCTGAACATCTGAAGCTCTCTGATCTGGCTGTTTAACTTGCCTATACGGCCTTTAAGCCTGTTTATCAACCTGTCCCTTCTCTCCCTAAGCTCTCTAAATGAGGCTTCATGAATCTTCTTAAACTCTTCATAGGTTTCACCAGGTATCTCTCCCATCCTGAAGAGGTCGTCCAAGGCCTGAATACGCTTAATGGCTAGGTCTAAAGCCTTCGCTATCTCCGTGGACTCTAGCTCCCATGGATAAAGGTATATCAGCGTACCCGCCTCTATCATCAGCTGCTTGCTGGGGCATCTCACGAACTCTCCGTTTCCGAACTCTATCTCGACGTCGGTGACGTTCTGGTTTACATCGGTTATCAACCCCACGACCCTGCCAAGAGGTCTCCCATATCCGTCTACGACGTGTTTACCCAAAAACTTCTTAAACCCTTCAAACTCAAGACCCATATTTCTCACCTCCTAACATGTTCCGATTCTGAAGAGGGAAGTTCGGGAAGCCGTTCTTTGATCCTTTGCTCAGCTAGACTGGCGGCTTCGGCGAGTATCTTGCGTGCCTCTGAGTTCACGGGCTCCAGCTGCCATTTATGACCCGTGGCCTCCCCTGCCTCGACGACTATCTTACTAAGCTCGTCTCCTATCTGACCCAGCTCATAGCTGACCTCAGGAATTATCCCTCCAAGCTGATCCTTCAAAGCCGATATGACACCGGCAACGGGTCCCATAACCGTTATGACGTCACCGAACTCTTCAACGGTCTCAAGCCTTAGAAGAACTTGTTCAAGGGCTAACCTGCTCTTCAATAGGAGTTTCGAGATCTTCCTAACCTCAGCGCACTCGTTCGCATACAGGGAGGCCCGGGCCTCGTCACCCATGGCTTGAGCCGCAACGCACTTCTCGAAGAGCTGTTTCTCATGCTGATTCATCCTCATGGCCGCCGTTTCAAGCCTACTCAGCTGGCTCTTAAGTCTGTAAATAGCCTCGTCTATCCTTTCTTTAAGCGGTCTCTGTCTTCTGATTAAGCCGGCCGGTCTATCCCAGCTTTTAAGCTTTTTACCCATAGATTTGCACCTCTAGAACAGCTGGACGGATCTAGGTCGGGATAGAGACTTAAGAATAGTCAAAGATTTTTTAGAAAAACAAGCCTCCTCAAGGAGGCGGATTTTCCTTCTTTAAAACTCTATTTAAAACCTCACATAAGCGTAGGTAATACCCAGAACTAGCTCTCGGTCTTATCTCTAGGATGGTCTTCTCTAACAACGCCTTAATAACACTTAGTAGTATTATCAACAGAATAGGTAATGCTTAAAAACTAGCTGGCAAACCTAGACTATTTTTTGGTGAACTCGGCTTGGAAAACCCCATAGCGATCATAGGGGGAACTGCCGGTATAGGCTATGCTCTTGCTCTAAGACTCGCCAGAGCCGGTAGAGAAGTGATAATCGGTTCAAGGTTTCCTTGGAAAGCCGAATACGCCGCTAGAACGCTCGAAGAAAAAGCTGGAAAAGCACATGTTACGGGGTTTAAAAACCCTGAAGCCGCTGCTAAAGCAGATATCGTAGTCTTAGCGGTTCCCTTCAAAGCCCAGATAAACATCTTTGAGGGGATAAAAGACGCTTTGAGGCCGAACACGGTTTTAGTGGACGTAACGATTCCTTTGAAGCGTTCCAAAAACGGATGTAGACTTATACGCCTGAAGGAGGGCTCGGCTACTGAAAGGCTTCTGAGACTTTTACCCGAAAATGTCGACTTGGTGGCGTCGTTTAAAAACGTCTCGGAACACGTCCTTAAGGACCTATCTCAGCCCTTAGACTGCGATATCTTAATCTGCGGCGATTCTGATGAAGCTAAGAAGAAGGTGATGGAGGTAATAGAGGATATCGAAGCCAGACCTGTGGACTGCGGCCCTCTAGCTAACTCCTATCTCCTCGAAGCCCTCGGCGTTCTTATGATAAACCTTGAGATCTTACATAGATATCACGTCTGTGTGAAGTTCAAGAGGCTACGCTGTATCGGATAAGTTTATACAGGCTATCCGCCGAAGTATAGCTAGGGCTAAATACCATGACTGAGCTAAGTCTACTGAATAATGTTATTCAGGAGTT comes from Candidatus Bathyarchaeota archaeon and encodes:
- a CDS encoding CdvA-like protein — translated: MGLEFEGFKKFLGKHVVDGYGRPLGRVVGLITDVNQNVTDVEIEFGNGEFVRCPSKQLMIEAGTLIYLYPWELESTEIAKALDLAIKRIQALDDLFRMGEIPGETYEEFKKIHEASFRELRERRDRLINRLKGRIGKLNSQIRELQMFRTSLKMQRATGEIEEDSFKEAISIVEDGLNKAFTEKEELENTINRLSKLDFKPSSLRKDIKTVLPKPPKVEVKPEPRISKPSIEEESRKEDLGDKNKESPPIDVKVED
- the npdG gene encoding NADPH-dependent F420 reductase; the encoded protein is MENPIAIIGGTAGIGYALALRLARAGREVIIGSRFPWKAEYAARTLEEKAGKAHVTGFKNPEAAAKADIVVLAVPFKAQINIFEGIKDALRPNTVLVDVTIPLKRSKNGCRLIRLKEGSATERLLRLLPENVDLVASFKNVSEHVLKDLSQPLDCDILICGDSDEAKKKVMEVIEDIEARPVDCGPLANSYLLEALGVLMINLEILHRYHVCVKFKRLRCIG